From one Paeniglutamicibacter psychrophenolicus genomic stretch:
- a CDS encoding MFS transporter, translating into MNSDAIAPGSTNLKRSTQLSGRALLLAVVALAMGGFGIGTTEFTIMGLLQEGAADLGVTNARMGLLISAYALGVVVGAPILTALGARVARKTMVLWLMAFFTLANLSSLFAANYEWMLVSRFLAGLPHGAYFGIAAILAGTLVPASMRGRAIAWVMLGLSVANVLGVPVVTFLGQAFGWRWMFAVVGLVGALTWIAIRIFVPFSPVHEGASIRRELSALRSGQVWMAMLTGIVGFGGFFAVYSYISPILTDVTGLPIRAVPLVLGLYGIGMVVGSLIGGRLADWSVLGAIYVATSAMVVFMALFGVVATHLVPTLVLVFILGGTGSLLVPALQALLMDSAPHAQSLAASLNHSALNVANALGAALGAAVITAGLGYRAPAFLGAGLALLGLLLALATGIRAKRLAAAAAR; encoded by the coding sequence GTGAATTCCGACGCCATCGCCCCGGGCAGCACCAACCTGAAACGCTCCACCCAACTTTCGGGGCGGGCACTGCTGCTGGCGGTCGTGGCCCTGGCCATGGGCGGGTTCGGCATCGGCACCACCGAATTCACCATCATGGGCCTGCTCCAGGAGGGAGCGGCGGACCTCGGCGTCACCAACGCCCGGATGGGCCTGCTGATCTCCGCCTACGCACTGGGCGTCGTGGTGGGGGCCCCGATCCTCACGGCACTGGGTGCCCGGGTCGCCCGAAAGACCATGGTCCTGTGGCTCATGGCGTTCTTCACGTTGGCCAACCTCAGCTCCCTGTTCGCCGCGAACTACGAGTGGATGCTCGTGTCCCGTTTCCTCGCCGGGCTGCCGCACGGCGCGTACTTCGGCATCGCCGCGATCCTTGCGGGCACCCTGGTGCCCGCGTCGATGCGCGGGCGCGCCATCGCCTGGGTGATGCTGGGGCTGTCCGTCGCCAACGTGCTTGGCGTGCCCGTGGTGACGTTCCTGGGGCAGGCCTTCGGCTGGCGCTGGATGTTTGCCGTGGTCGGCCTCGTCGGGGCGCTGACCTGGATCGCCATCCGCATCTTCGTGCCCTTCTCCCCGGTGCACGAGGGAGCCAGCATCCGCAGGGAACTGTCTGCGCTGCGCAGTGGTCAGGTGTGGATGGCGATGCTCACCGGCATCGTCGGTTTCGGCGGGTTCTTTGCCGTGTATTCCTACATCAGCCCGATCCTCACCGATGTCACCGGGCTGCCGATCCGGGCGGTGCCGCTGGTGCTGGGACTCTACGGCATCGGCATGGTGGTCGGTTCGCTGATCGGCGGAAGGCTTGCCGACTGGTCGGTGCTTGGCGCCATCTACGTCGCTACCTCCGCCATGGTCGTCTTCATGGCGTTGTTCGGAGTGGTGGCAACCCATCTGGTGCCGACCCTGGTGCTGGTCTTCATCCTCGGCGGCACCGGCTCGCTGCTGGTGCCCGCGCTGCAGGCACTGCTCATGGATTCGGCCCCGCACGCGCAGTCGCTGGCCGCCTCGCTGAACCACTCGGCACTGAATGTCGCCAACGCCCTGGGCGCGGCCCTGGGTGCAGCTGTCATCACCGCCGGGCTCGGCTACCGGGCCCCGGCATTCCTCGGTGCGGGCCTGGCGCTCCTCGGGCTGCTGCTGGCCCTGGCCACGGGAATCCGGGCCAAGCGCCTGGCAGCAGCCGCGGCAAGGTAG
- a CDS encoding endonuclease/exonuclease/phosphatase family protein, with amino-acid sequence MFLGALGTALLIAFHTRIPDATGLGLLLDNAAPWLGLVVPLLLLVALASRSRTSLAVLLVPALTWVLIFGPAIVPLSWTAPAAAAHTLTVSSQNIKAGTGAAAQSARELAANGSDIVALQELDAGSVQRVTDALGAAYPHHFVVGTVGVWSKYPLEGSRSLDLGLGWKRALSTRVATGQGEVSLYVIHAASARPNDHVDRDVMLEQLAAVVRADPHKNVMAVGDFNATSTDRAFAEMSTVLEEPNQDDGLFGFTWPRAPFAMMRLDHVLVRGLDVTSNTNVEAGLSDHLAVRATVNLPGD; translated from the coding sequence GTGTTTCTCGGCGCGCTGGGCACCGCGCTGCTGATCGCTTTCCACACCCGCATACCGGATGCCACGGGACTGGGCCTGCTGCTGGACAACGCAGCACCTTGGCTGGGGCTCGTGGTTCCACTGCTGTTGCTGGTGGCGCTGGCCTCGCGCAGCCGCACCTCGCTGGCGGTCCTGTTGGTGCCCGCGCTGACCTGGGTCCTCATTTTTGGCCCGGCCATCGTTCCGTTGTCCTGGACGGCGCCGGCAGCCGCTGCCCACACGTTGACGGTTTCCAGCCAGAACATCAAGGCCGGAACCGGGGCGGCCGCGCAGTCCGCGCGGGAGCTGGCGGCAAACGGAAGCGACATCGTTGCCCTGCAGGAACTCGACGCCGGCAGCGTCCAACGCGTCACCGATGCCCTGGGCGCCGCGTATCCGCACCACTTCGTGGTGGGCACCGTCGGGGTCTGGAGCAAGTATCCGCTTGAGGGGTCCCGTTCCCTGGACCTGGGGCTGGGATGGAAGCGCGCCCTGTCGACACGGGTTGCCACCGGGCAGGGCGAGGTTTCGCTCTATGTCATCCACGCGGCCTCGGCCCGGCCCAACGACCACGTCGACCGCGACGTGATGCTTGAGCAGCTGGCCGCCGTGGTGCGGGCCGACCCGCACAAGAACGTCATGGCCGTGGGCGACTTCAATGCGACCAGCACCGACCGGGCGTTCGCGGAAATGTCCACGGTGCTGGAAGAGCCCAACCAGGACGACGGGCTCTTCGGGTTCACCTGGCCGCGGGCTCCCTTTGCCATGATGCGCCTTGACCACGTGCTGGTGCGCGGTCTGGACGTCACCTCGAACACCAACGTCGAAGCCGGGCTCAGCGACCACCTGGCCGTTCGGGCCACGGTGAACCTGCCCGGGGACTGA
- a CDS encoding TetR/AcrR family transcriptional regulator: protein MQTRYQLRHTPEKVWFQAFPKGCRTEITIYSTPAPKCQSARAYPPRTPGASTPTAAGKRKNTRQNQHRKPKHDVDHSGFSGPGRGAATQCPHASIPWAASRPRPRRRIRFPRVFAGQVTHLIPGDVRLVRDGPKSRYSSNMAIRGSYAKGIAKRAEILDVALEVFALEGYRGTSLRKVASLCNLSLAGVMHYFDSKEDLLVQILRRRDARNEITGTLEQQEDQFADILGQGPSEPGLIALYVTMAAAASNPEHPAAAYFQERNARLLKISEDSYYAGKPAPSAEELEYFRTMTRLILAAADGLQLQWLVDRSIDVVGTMQELMSQMHDAMDKKLGRLAATSE from the coding sequence ATGCAGACGCGCTACCAACTGCGCCATACCCCCGAAAAGGTTTGGTTTCAGGCTTTCCCGAAGGGCTGCCGAACCGAGATAACAATCTACAGCACCCCGGCACCCAAATGCCAATCGGCCCGGGCATACCCGCCCCGCACACCAGGTGCATCCACTCCAACGGCCGCAGGAAAGCGCAAAAACACGCGGCAAAACCAGCACCGCAAACCCAAACATGACGTCGATCACAGCGGCTTTTCGGGCCCCGGGCGCGGTGCGGCGACGCAGTGCCCACACGCTTCGATCCCCTGGGCAGCCAGCCGTCCTCGCCCGCGCCGCAGAATCCGCTTCCCGCGCGTCTTTGCAGGTCAGGTGACACACCTAATACCGGGGGATGTCAGGTTAGTAAGAGATGGCCCAAAATCTCGCTACTCTAGCAACATGGCAATACGTGGTTCATACGCAAAGGGCATAGCAAAGCGTGCCGAGATTCTAGATGTGGCGCTGGAGGTGTTTGCACTTGAAGGCTACCGGGGAACATCCCTGCGCAAGGTCGCAAGCCTGTGCAACCTGTCCCTGGCCGGGGTGATGCATTACTTCGACTCGAAGGAAGACCTTCTCGTCCAGATCCTGCGCAGGCGCGACGCCCGCAATGAAATCACCGGCACCCTGGAGCAGCAAGAGGACCAGTTTGCCGACATCTTGGGGCAGGGCCCCAGCGAGCCCGGCCTGATTGCCCTGTACGTGACGATGGCCGCGGCGGCCTCGAACCCGGAGCATCCCGCGGCAGCCTACTTCCAGGAACGCAACGCCCGGTTGCTGAAGATCTCCGAAGACTCCTATTACGCCGGCAAGCCGGCGCCGTCGGCCGAGGAACTGGAGTATTTCCGCACCATGACCCGCTTGATCCTGGCCGCGGCCGATGGCCTGCAGCTGCAGTGGCTGGTGGACCGCAGCATCGATGTCGTGGGCACCATGCAGGAACTGATGTCCCAGATGCACGACGCCATGGACAAGAAGCTGGGGCGCTTGGCGGCAACGTCCGAGTAG
- a CDS encoding alpha-ketoglutarate-dependent dioxygenase AlkB family protein has product MDALFSDSFLGRPRRELAPGAQWVPDWLGLEEQRWIVARFHEWGRGPVPPRAAKVGAHEMSVRTVCLGWHWRPYAYSREAVDVNGNRVLEFPDWMVRLGRKALLAATGDQAAAGAYTPDTALVNYYGADSRMGMHQDRDERSVAPVVSISIGDTCSFRFGNTLNRNKPFQDIALASGDLFVFGGPARLAYHGVTKVLSGTAPAGCGLESGRINITMRVTGLEG; this is encoded by the coding sequence ATGGACGCACTCTTTTCCGACAGCTTCCTGGGCCGCCCCCGGCGGGAGCTGGCACCCGGCGCCCAATGGGTTCCAGACTGGCTGGGCCTGGAGGAACAACGCTGGATCGTGGCCCGCTTCCACGAATGGGGGCGGGGCCCGGTGCCGCCGCGCGCGGCCAAGGTCGGCGCACACGAGATGTCGGTCCGGACCGTGTGCCTCGGGTGGCACTGGCGGCCCTACGCCTACTCCCGCGAGGCCGTCGACGTCAACGGGAACCGGGTGCTGGAGTTTCCCGACTGGATGGTGCGGCTGGGACGCAAGGCCTTGTTGGCCGCCACCGGGGACCAAGCCGCGGCCGGGGCCTACACGCCCGACACCGCTCTGGTGAACTACTACGGGGCCGACTCCAGGATGGGCATGCACCAGGACCGCGACGAGCGCTCGGTGGCCCCGGTGGTCTCGATTTCCATCGGGGACACCTGCTCGTTCCGCTTCGGCAACACCCTGAACCGGAACAAGCCGTTTCAAGACATCGCGTTGGCCTCCGGGGACCTGTTCGTCTTCGGCGGCCCGGCGCGCCTTGCGTACCACGGCGTCACCAAGGTCCTGTCCGGTACCGCTCCCGCCGGTTGTGGGCTGGAATCCGGACGCATCAACATCACCATGAGGGTCACCGGACTGGAGGGATGA
- a CDS encoding hemerythrin domain-containing protein gives MEQQTLGAALEAEHREIDGGIEAYLAADGTGQDPSDTLVRSLAGLRRHIYLEEEFLFPPLKRSGLMGPIFAMEREHGQLWDTMAGIDSSIEHGDAPGTRTACTQLLALLGKHNAMEEKVIYAQADGLLDETASSALGDFLGSGVLPADWSPHSARG, from the coding sequence GTGGAACAGCAGACACTGGGTGCAGCACTCGAGGCGGAGCACCGCGAAATCGATGGCGGGATCGAGGCGTATCTGGCCGCGGACGGTACCGGGCAGGACCCGTCCGATACCCTGGTGCGTTCCCTGGCCGGACTTCGCCGCCACATCTACCTGGAGGAAGAGTTCCTTTTCCCGCCCCTGAAAAGGAGCGGCCTGATGGGGCCGATCTTCGCCATGGAACGAGAACACGGCCAGTTGTGGGACACCATGGCCGGCATCGACAGCTCGATCGAACACGGAGACGCCCCCGGCACCCGCACCGCTTGCACTCAGCTGCTCGCGCTCCTGGGCAAGCACAACGCCATGGAGGAGAAAGTCATTTATGCCCAGGCCGATGGGCTGCTCGACGAAACGGCGTCGTCGGCATTGGGTGATTTCCTTGGTTCCGGGGTCCTTCCTGCGGACTGGTCGCCGCATTCGGCCCGCGGCTGA
- a CDS encoding SH3 domain-containing protein, which produces MRGACGLLVAAALLVSSVPTMAAGPSEVPAAASVTVAAALPASVRTTANLNLRTGPSTGYRILVTIPKGTTVKVLSRASNGWYKVSYAGRTGWVSNYYVTAVGSSSPGALPASVRTTANLNLRTGPSTAYRILLTIPRGTSVKVLSRASNGWYKVSYAGRTGWVSNSYVTTGSGTSTPPAPSTPRSTGPNRTSRVVLTFDDCPRTLSAFTAAIDYASSHNIGLVIAPTGNCLSAFKSRYGVDLAARARAKGQWVINHSVSHPDLRPLSCSAAAAQLGGTGVHTNFGRPPYGAVDGSVLCAYDRVGMAIWTWSRDTLDWSTKSKATTVARASAARAGDTVLMHMQWQGFAPDSLRQIKANLANRGLGVCRAYRGTDGAGAVVRTPVRLPSSLPC; this is translated from the coding sequence GTGAGGGGTGCCTGCGGGCTCCTGGTGGCCGCGGCGCTGCTGGTTTCGTCGGTCCCGACGATGGCTGCCGGACCATCCGAGGTGCCCGCCGCTGCGTCCGTGACGGTGGCGGCGGCGCTTCCGGCGTCGGTGCGCACCACCGCTAACCTGAACCTGCGCACGGGCCCCAGCACCGGGTACCGGATCCTGGTGACCATTCCGAAGGGCACCACGGTCAAGGTGCTCTCGCGTGCCTCCAACGGCTGGTACAAGGTCAGCTACGCCGGGCGCACCGGATGGGTGAGCAACTACTACGTCACCGCCGTGGGTTCCTCGTCCCCGGGGGCGTTGCCGGCATCGGTGCGCACCACCGCGAACCTGAACCTGCGCACGGGCCCCAGCACCGCGTACCGGATCTTGCTGACGATTCCGCGGGGCACCTCGGTCAAGGTGCTGTCGCGTGCCTCCAACGGCTGGTACAAGGTCAGCTACGCCGGGCGCACCGGATGGGTTTCCAATTCGTACGTCACCACCGGCAGCGGAACCTCCACGCCACCGGCGCCCAGCACGCCCCGATCCACCGGCCCGAACCGCACTTCGCGGGTGGTGTTGACCTTTGACGACTGCCCGCGCACGCTCAGCGCCTTCACCGCGGCCATCGACTACGCTTCAAGCCACAACATCGGCCTGGTCATCGCGCCGACCGGCAACTGCCTCTCGGCGTTCAAGTCGCGCTACGGCGTCGATCTGGCGGCGCGGGCCCGGGCCAAGGGGCAATGGGTCATCAACCACTCGGTGAGCCATCCGGACCTGCGCCCGCTGAGTTGTTCGGCCGCCGCCGCCCAACTGGGCGGCACCGGGGTGCACACCAACTTTGGACGTCCCCCGTACGGGGCTGTCGATGGCAGCGTGCTATGCGCATACGACCGGGTGGGCATGGCGATCTGGACCTGGTCGCGCGACACCCTTGACTGGAGCACCAAGTCGAAGGCGACCACCGTGGCCCGGGCCTCGGCCGCCAGGGCCGGGGACACCGTGCTGATGCACATGCAGTGGCAGGGATTCGCCCCCGACTCGCTACGGCAGATCAAGGCCAACCTGGCCAACCGCGGGCTGGGCGTGTGCCGCGCCTACCGCGGCACCGACGGGGCCGGTGCCGTGGTGAGGACGCCCGTGCGGCTTCCTTCCTCGTTGCCCTGCTGA
- a CDS encoding N(5)-(carboxyethyl)ornithine synthase: MEFTNELTLGVIATSNKVDEQRLPIHPSHFERIDERFRDRITVESGYGVACGMDDEDLAPFVGKFATREEVMAGSDIVLLPKPQASDLAQMHEGQTLWGWPHCVQDTALTQLAIDKKLNIIAFEAMNHWGTDGSFGLHVFHKNNELAGYSSVIHALQLCGNTGDYGRRLSATVIGFGATARGAVTALRAHGIHDVRVLTGRSVAAVASPIHAVQMVQFDHDGGPNLSEVITDEGRLPLAPFLAESDIVVNCTLQDPNAPLMYLQTEDLTAFYPGSLIIDVSCDEGMGFEWAKPTTFANPMFTVGRNVNYYAVDHSPSYLWNSASWEISEALLPFLDVVLDGPAAWKENETIARAIEIRDGVIVNPAILEFQNRTAAYPHLINAG, encoded by the coding sequence ATGGAATTTACAAACGAACTTACACTGGGTGTTATTGCCACTTCCAACAAAGTGGACGAGCAACGTTTGCCGATCCACCCGTCTCACTTTGAACGTATCGACGAGCGCTTCCGAGACCGCATCACGGTCGAATCCGGTTACGGGGTGGCCTGCGGAATGGACGATGAAGACCTCGCGCCATTCGTTGGAAAATTTGCCACTCGCGAAGAAGTCATGGCCGGCAGCGACATCGTTCTCTTGCCCAAGCCCCAGGCCTCGGATCTGGCGCAGATGCACGAGGGCCAGACACTGTGGGGCTGGCCGCACTGTGTCCAGGACACTGCACTGACGCAGCTGGCCATTGACAAGAAACTCAACATCATTGCCTTCGAAGCCATGAACCACTGGGGAACCGACGGCAGCTTCGGGCTGCATGTGTTCCACAAGAACAATGAATTGGCGGGCTACTCATCGGTCATCCACGCCCTGCAACTGTGCGGCAACACGGGTGACTACGGGCGCAGGCTCTCGGCAACCGTGATCGGGTTCGGCGCCACCGCCCGTGGAGCTGTCACCGCGCTGCGCGCCCACGGCATCCACGACGTGCGTGTCCTGACCGGACGCTCCGTCGCGGCCGTCGCTTCACCCATCCACGCCGTCCAAATGGTCCAGTTCGACCACGACGGCGGACCGAACCTGAGCGAGGTCATCACGGACGAGGGACGCTTGCCGCTGGCACCGTTCTTGGCCGAAAGCGACATCGTGGTGAACTGCACCCTGCAGGATCCCAACGCGCCGTTGATGTACCTGCAGACCGAGGACCTGACGGCGTTTTATCCAGGCAGCCTGATCATCGATGTCTCCTGCGACGAGGGCATGGGATTCGAATGGGCCAAGCCCACCACCTTCGCCAACCCGATGTTCACCGTTGGCCGGAACGTCAACTACTACGCTGTCGACCACTCACCCTCGTACCTGTGGAACTCCGCCAGCTGGGAAATCAGCGAGGCACTCCTGCCCTTCCTGGATGTGGTGCTGGACGGGCCTGCCGCCTGGAAGGAAAATGAGACGATAGCCCGCGCCATCGAGATCCGGGACGGCGTGATCGTGAATCCGGCCATTCTCGAATTCCAGAACCGGACCGCTGCCTACCCGCACCTCATCAACGCCGGCTGA
- a CDS encoding NAD(P)/FAD-dependent oxidoreductase: MSEAATTEAAAQGELGTVVIGGGLAAAHCIHELREGGYAKPITLISSENEVPYERPPLSKEFLQGSKPALELEPFPGSWYTDADIAMRLGTTAESIDTAAKTVSLSDSSTLGYENLVIATGCRSRLGGRNANMTGWDLPGVYTLRSLEDSKAIKEQLVSGKHLVIIGAGWIGMEVGASARAAGLEVTVLTPDQVPLAVAMGSEFGSHVAQLHVANGVQCHFGTGVTGIAADPGKGLVVQTPTGDIPADLVLLAIGAVPNNELAVAAGLEVGSGVVVDQRLRSSDKSILAIGDIAEAYNTTLGRNMRVEHWDNAIRQGKLAAATILGRDQSYDWLPYFFTDQFDLGMEYVGDRQAEDDVVVRGDMASGEFIIFWLRQGVITAAMNVNIWDVNDHLRSMISKNIPVATLQDTGNDLMAL; encoded by the coding sequence ATGAGTGAAGCGGCGACGACAGAAGCGGCAGCGCAAGGAGAATTGGGGACGGTGGTGATTGGCGGCGGACTTGCCGCGGCCCATTGCATCCACGAATTGCGCGAGGGCGGCTACGCCAAGCCCATCACACTCATCTCCTCCGAAAACGAAGTTCCCTACGAACGACCGCCGCTGTCCAAGGAATTCCTCCAGGGCAGCAAGCCCGCCCTGGAACTCGAGCCCTTCCCCGGAAGCTGGTACACCGACGCGGACATCGCGATGCGCCTGGGCACCACTGCCGAATCCATCGACACCGCAGCCAAGACCGTCTCCCTGTCGGACTCCTCGACCCTGGGCTACGAAAACCTCGTGATCGCCACCGGATGCCGTTCCCGGCTGGGCGGGCGCAACGCCAACATGACCGGGTGGGACCTGCCCGGCGTCTACACGCTGCGGTCGCTGGAAGACTCCAAGGCCATCAAGGAGCAACTGGTTTCCGGAAAGCACCTGGTCATCATCGGTGCCGGGTGGATCGGGATGGAGGTCGGGGCCTCGGCACGCGCTGCCGGCCTCGAGGTCACGGTGCTCACCCCTGACCAGGTCCCCCTCGCGGTGGCCATGGGCTCCGAATTCGGGTCGCACGTGGCACAGCTCCACGTCGCCAACGGCGTCCAGTGCCACTTCGGGACCGGGGTCACCGGAATCGCCGCGGACCCCGGGAAGGGGCTGGTCGTGCAGACCCCGACCGGGGACATCCCCGCGGATCTCGTCCTGCTGGCCATCGGCGCGGTGCCCAACAACGAGCTGGCCGTCGCCGCGGGCCTCGAGGTCGGCAGCGGGGTGGTGGTCGATCAGCGCCTGCGCAGCAGCGACAAGAGCATCCTGGCCATCGGCGACATCGCCGAGGCCTACAACACCACCCTGGGACGGAACATGCGGGTCGAGCACTGGGACAACGCGATCCGCCAGGGCAAGCTCGCCGCCGCCACCATCCTGGGACGCGATCAATCCTATGACTGGTTGCCGTACTTCTTCACCGACCAGTTCGATCTGGGCATGGAATACGTCGGGGACCGGCAGGCCGAGGACGACGTGGTGGTGCGCGGGGACATGGCCTCGGGGGAGTTCATCATCTTCTGGCTGCGCCAGGGCGTGATCACCGCCGCCATGAACGTGAACATCTGGGACGTCAACGACCACCTGCGCTCGATGATCAGCAAGAACATCCCGGTGGCGACCCTTCAGGACACGGGCAACGACCTGATGGCGCTCTAA
- the galT gene encoding galactose-1-phosphate uridylyltransferase has product MSRQGAAVDQNPSPSEPVRTTLADGRELLYFFDEATVPAGFTAPADTRDLPARPATSQLRYDALAGDWISFAAHRQGRTHLPAASECPLCPTRADMASEIPADTYDVVVFENRFPSFGPGQHASQVEAELGAQRPSHGRCEVIAFGPGHTDSLTTLGERRIRTVIEAWAQRTTELGALEGIEQVFPFENRGAEIGVTLHHPHGQVYAYPYTTPRTENHLARAAAHRARTGNNLMADVLDFEVADGRRVLERGTHFTTFVPYAARMPVEVHLVPHRQVADLGELTGDERDELAAMYHRLLLTVDGLYSTPTPYISGWFQAPRTHEHRTEAWLHLQLTSPRRAENKLKYLAGSEAAMGAFIGDVTPEAAAAALRESAARLTNTIPAL; this is encoded by the coding sequence ATGTCTCGCCAAGGAGCAGCAGTGGACCAGAACCCCAGCCCGAGCGAACCGGTGCGCACCACCCTGGCGGACGGACGTGAGCTGCTCTATTTCTTCGACGAGGCCACGGTCCCGGCCGGTTTCACCGCCCCGGCCGACACCCGCGACCTGCCCGCCCGCCCGGCAACCTCGCAACTGCGCTACGACGCGCTGGCCGGGGACTGGATTTCCTTCGCCGCCCATCGCCAGGGCCGCACGCACCTGCCAGCGGCCAGCGAATGCCCGCTGTGCCCCACGCGCGCGGACATGGCCAGCGAGATCCCGGCGGACACCTACGACGTCGTGGTCTTCGAAAACCGCTTCCCCTCCTTCGGGCCCGGGCAGCACGCCTCGCAGGTGGAGGCCGAACTCGGCGCGCAGCGCCCGTCCCACGGCCGCTGCGAGGTCATTGCCTTCGGCCCCGGGCACACCGATTCGCTCACCACGCTCGGCGAGCGCCGCATCCGCACCGTGATCGAGGCGTGGGCCCAGCGCACCACGGAACTGGGCGCGCTTGAGGGCATCGAGCAGGTCTTCCCGTTCGAGAACCGGGGAGCCGAGATCGGGGTGACGCTGCACCACCCGCACGGGCAGGTCTATGCCTACCCGTACACCACCCCGCGCACGGAGAACCACCTGGCGCGGGCCGCCGCACACAGGGCTCGCACCGGGAACAACCTCATGGCCGACGTCCTGGACTTCGAGGTCGCCGACGGGCGGCGCGTGCTCGAACGCGGCACCCACTTCACCACCTTCGTGCCCTATGCCGCGCGCATGCCCGTGGAGGTCCACCTGGTTCCGCACCGCCAGGTCGCGGACCTGGGCGAGCTGACCGGAGATGAGCGCGACGAGCTGGCCGCGATGTACCACCGGCTGCTGCTCACCGTGGACGGGCTGTATTCCACCCCCACCCCGTACATCTCCGGCTGGTTCCAGGCCCCGCGGACCCACGAGCACCGCACCGAGGCCTGGCTGCACCTGCAGCTGACTTCCCCGCGCCGCGCCGAGAACAAGCTCAAGTACCTGGCCGGCTCCGAGGCCGCCATGGGCGCGTTCATCGGGGATGTCACCCCCGAGGCCGCCGCCGCGGCGCTGCGCGAGTCCGCAGCCCGCCTGACGAACACCATTCCCGCCCTGTGA
- the galK gene encoding galactokinase, giving the protein MTALPTAFDALPASFTELYGASPDACFAAPGRVNLIGEHTDYNEGFVLPFAIDRAAGVGLRIRPEGSGRLLRVASTRGGPVVEAELDSLETRSVAPWARYVAGVFWALEQRGFTLPGSDILVDSTVPIGAGLSSSAALECAVAFGLNEQLGLGLSREELVLVCQSAENDFVGAPTGILDQSASLLSTPDHALFLDCRTRQGRQVALPLAAAGLVMLVIDTRVSHAHDSGGYKELVAACTRGAKELGVKALRDVGIERLAEAEGTLAPEIYRRVKHIVTENQRVLRTVELLESRGPAAIGDLLVASHASMRDDFGISSVELDLAVDTAMAAGAIGARMTGGGFGGSAIALVAASRAAEVSAAVLAAFAAAGYIAPEIFSVVPGPGARHL; this is encoded by the coding sequence ATGACCGCCCTGCCCACCGCCTTCGACGCCCTGCCCGCTTCCTTCACCGAGCTGTACGGCGCGTCCCCCGACGCGTGCTTTGCCGCCCCCGGCCGGGTGAACCTCATTGGCGAGCACACCGACTACAACGAGGGCTTTGTGCTGCCCTTTGCCATCGACAGGGCCGCGGGCGTCGGGCTGCGGATCCGCCCGGAGGGATCCGGGCGGCTGCTGCGCGTCGCCTCGACCCGGGGCGGCCCGGTCGTCGAGGCCGAGCTGGATTCGCTGGAGACCCGGTCGGTTGCCCCGTGGGCACGGTACGTCGCCGGGGTCTTCTGGGCGTTGGAACAACGCGGTTTCACCCTGCCCGGCTCCGACATCCTGGTGGATTCCACGGTTCCGATCGGGGCGGGCCTGTCCTCCTCCGCTGCCCTCGAATGCGCCGTGGCCTTTGGCCTGAACGAGCAGTTGGGCCTGGGGCTTTCCCGCGAGGAGCTGGTGTTGGTGTGCCAATCGGCCGAAAACGATTTCGTCGGGGCACCCACCGGGATCCTTGACCAGTCGGCCTCGCTGCTGAGCACACCCGACCACGCCCTGTTCCTTGACTGCCGCACCCGCCAAGGGCGCCAGGTGGCCCTGCCGTTGGCGGCCGCGGGCCTGGTGATGCTTGTCATCGACACCCGGGTCAGCCACGCCCACGATTCGGGCGGCTACAAGGAATTGGTGGCCGCCTGCACCCGCGGGGCGAAGGAACTGGGAGTCAAGGCCCTGCGTGATGTGGGGATCGAACGCCTGGCGGAGGCCGAGGGCACCCTGGCCCCGGAGATCTACCGGCGGGTCAAGCACATCGTCACCGAGAACCAGCGGGTGCTTCGGACCGTCGAGCTGCTGGAGAGCCGGGGGCCGGCGGCCATCGGAGACCTGCTGGTGGCCAGCCACGCCTCGATGCGCGACGACTTCGGGATCTCCAGCGTCGAGCTGGACCTGGCCGTGGACACCGCCATGGCAGCGGGCGCCATCGGTGCCCGGATGACCGGCGGCGGCTTCGGCGGCTCGGCGATCGCGCTGGTTGCGGCCTCGCGCGCAGCGGAAGTCTCTGCCGCGGTGCTGGCGGCCTTTGCGGCGGCCGGGTACATCGCCCCGGAAATCTTCTCCGTCGTCCCCGGACCCGGCGCCCGGCACCTGTAG